GGAATTCGAAAGAGTAATGATGACTTTTAAAcggctaaaattaccgcaacgtgtaaacggtaattttctagccgttacagCGTTTCTGATTTGACAGTTTTGCGATAGTTACCGTTGTAATTATGCGTTGAGCTTAATAAAATCAACGGTAATAATTCGGTggtaaaaattattaaaaatcactTGCGAATATATTTTAAGGAAGCACggttttatttttagagtttatcatgatacatctgcttcgcgaaatgtatcataataaactggggggacttgatcatatacatagcattgtatatgtatgttttatttgctaaaagccaatAGCAGAATTACGCGAGCTATAATCCAAAGTTATGAAATATTCGTTGAAAATGagtacagcggttatgttttcgctttaataaaagactgcggtttaatctGCTTAGTTTTTGCGAATATTTATGCAGTCCGCAGACCgtggatatttcgaatactataaatagagagcatgacctctcatttatgggttcttgattctctgccatttgctctagcctttgtgattttcacttgtgatttTGCCCAAGGGATTTCTACATTGtgctaaggtgaattatgctaattgacaatcaagaccgggtcggggtggttgatcacttgattattaaagtgaaagacgatcatcgaggcccaaaataatcatcaaacatcccatcctccatcttattattgcactcaatccgtaattaagtgaTAACTTGATTTAGGATTGATCACCCAACACTTCTATTGTTTCAGGTTTCTTGATTTCTCAGCACTAAAAATTCGATAGGCTTGTTCTTCTAGAAAAGGTGTAATAAGAATCTTTTATTCTTCTTCAGTATCAAGAATATACTCCTCATCTTTGATTAGTTCACTTTCCATTGTAGAAATGATATTTCTGCATTTGGTGAATTAGAAGTATCCTCTCGATTGTAGATATCATCCATGAATTGTTCACAGAACTTTGTGTTGGAGTGTGAAGTTCGAATTAAACAAGGTTTAATGAATCTGTGAAACTTGTGACCGCGAGTTTAGAGTTATGGTCGCAAGAATCACATCAGAGAAAGGGTTTGCTGAGAAGACAATACTTGCGACCACCAGAATTTCATTGCGGTCGCGAGAATAGTTCTGACGGGAAGAAACTTCCAAAATTGTTTTTTTTGCTCGTTAAGTTATTTCCTTGTTTAGATTTGCCTGTATAAACACCCTATGTAACCCATACAATGTATGCAcgaaatttatagtgaaaaatatctggtttgcgcccgtggagtaaactcttctccgtattttggagttgggatataatcacgttaaatctcgtgtcgtttatctttatttatcgttatgttttaattattcgtttgtcgttcgtaTGTGGGGTGATTAGTATAAATCATCtgtcttgtttgggtcctaaatcctaacacTTTGTTGATGGAACCTGTTGATTAACAAATTGAAGTAACGAGAATGAATCCACATGTTGTTTATCTTCAAAAGTTCCCATCATCAATATTCATTGAGCTCTTCTCTTTAGACCTTTCATCATCAGCATGTTCATTAAATCTAAATAAATTAGAAGCTCCCACAATAGTACTGTCGGATGATTTGGGTGTGAGTTTTGATATTAGGTTTGTTGAAAATATGTAAATTGCCAGAAGTTGAGTGACAAAGAGGCCAGGTAGGGGGAGAAATAGAGCAAAATGACCCTTTACCCTATGTGCATAACATGCGAAGGTATTTAACGGAATATTTAACGCTCATTATTAAATGAACTCCTCATAAACTAAAAGCGTATCACAGTGACCTCTATGTTAAAAATAACTTTTTAGACTACGGACGTAGTTTTGATCCCCGTGTTATATATACTCtctccgtcccattacaagtgtccctttattttttgcacacagttttaggaactAACTTCATTTTTCACCAATAAGAaattttctctctctaaaataactCATTCTCATTAGTTCAAATACAAAGTGAACATCTGGGACATAAGAATATTTGTGATTAGATGGAGATAGTATATATATttgaagaaaaaataaataaaaaagaatagCTTAAACTCTCTTTTTATTATTGGGCTAGTCAACCACACACATTTTGACTTTTTATTACACCGTGTAAGGCGTCCCTATCAATTGAAATACTACTATCACCTACTGTACTAGATAACACAGAAGAATGGATGAAATCAAGCACAGTTACATCGACGTCAACGGGTTGAAGCTCCACGTAGCCGAGATCGGATCCGAGTCATCGCCGACGATTGTATTTCTCCACGGATTCCCTGAAATATGGTACACGTGGCGACATCAAATGATAGCGGTAGCAGAGGCAGGTTACAGAGCAATTGCACCCGATTACAGAGGTTACGGACTATCCGACATCCCTTCTAAACCCGAACGCACCTCATTCCTTGACTTGGTCAACGACACTGCCTCCATCCTCGATTCCCTCGCCATTTCTAAGGTACATttatcatccatcatcatcatcatacatgtaTAACAATGATGTCAAGTTGGGAGTGCTTGCATGTGTGTTAAAAATTACTAGGTATTTAGGTTTAGCGGTATGAGCAAGGTGGTAGGAGTTTGATTAATAGTAGGGTATAAGAGCTCACCGTGTCTGCCGACCATCCTCGCCGTCCCCCCTAAATCGACGGTGAGATCGACTGTCGGTTGACACCGGCACGGCGTCGATCGCACCGTCGGTGCTCAAGGTCGCGCCACAGACGGTGATGAATATTGCTGATGGGGTGTTCGATTTTGAAAAATTAGTCGTTAAACGGCTATTTTTTCCTTATAAATACTACACCTATTTATCCCGAATGGACTACGGACACCCTGTGCTCTAATTTGACACGATTCATCTTTCATCAAAAGTAGGGCAAAATTCATTTTTTACTAATAAAGGAGTTTAAGTTCAATGTTAAGATATATAGACGAGTTTTTCCAAAAATGAACTATATTTGAGTTCTTAACTTATGATGAAATGATATATAGACAAGTTTTGTTGCTAAAATGTGTTTATGGATATAACATTGTTACCAATTAAGTTGATCATGTGTTTATGTATGTAACATTCATTAATAGGTATTTGTTATTGGTAAAGATTTTGGAGCAAAAGTTGGCTACACATTTGCTCTTTCCCATCCAAAAAAAGTTGAAGGTATTATAACACTTGGTGTTCCATTTGTACCCCCTCATGCTCCTGTCAATCTAAAAAGTCTCCCCGAAGGTTTGTACATTCAAAGATGGAAGGTATGTATCCTCCTCATTATATCTGTATTTTTATATGAAAATGTTTAATTATTGACATCTTAAATACTATTATTATCGAtgagaaatatttatttgaatcctTAATTTCGCATGAGATCTGTACAGTCACATATGATTGGatattacaatcacatgtgattgtcccgCATTTTTAATCATAGCCATTATTATTGTTCCAAGGGCTGAGATTTATCCCCTCGTTTTCAAGCAAAATTAAGGATGCGAATGAATATTTCCCTGCTATCTATGGGAAAAAATGTTGATTTGGTATATTTTTGCAATAACCACGCTGCTTGAGATGCCAATTTCCCATTAGTATATTTTTTCGTTAGGAACCAGGAAGAGCTGAAGCTGATTTTAGTCGATTTGATGCTAAAACAGTGGTGAGAAATATTTACATTTTGTTCTCTAAAAGTGAAATACCTATAGCCCATGAAAACAAAGAGATAATGGATTTGGTTGAACCGGGGACCCCACTACCCTCTTGGTTCTCAGAAGAGGATCTTTCGGTCTATGGTGCTTTGTATGAGAAGTCCGGGTTTCAAACCGCTCTCCAGGTTCCTTATAGGTAATTTATTCAATATTCAAATTTTCACATATAATACGAAAAATGCCTTATTGTTTCAACAACCGATTGAAACTGTAGATCACTGTTTAACTCTTAACTCCCTAATCGCATACATCAACTATTTTGTATTATTAAATCTGGTAGCAATTCTACTTTGAAGAAGAATAGATAATTATAAGTGATTTAAGGTTAACAGATCAAATAAGGCTTATACAATAACGGATTCCCTCCGTAATTATCGTACGTTTGTTTCCATTTTATCTGCGTTTATTTCAAAATTGATGTAGGTCACTCGGAGAGCTAATTGAATATCCAATACAAGATCTGCTTAATCTAAAAATAAAAGCTCCGACATTAGTTATCATGGGTGAGAAAGATTATTCGTTCAAGTTCCCAGGAATTGAAGAATACATGAAAAGTAGAGACATTAAGAGATACGTGCCAAATTTGGAAATCAAATACTTGCCTGAAGGTTGTCATTTTGTTCATGAACAATTCCCTCTCCAGGTTAATCAGCTCATACTGGATTTTCTCAACAAAAACAAAATCTAGCTTTAATATTCACAATATAAACATCTCTGACTTTAACTTGCTTATTTATGTGTACTCTTTTGCATCATAAAATGTCTTGAATGTTTGGAATTCAATGTATTAATAGTATTGCTTTTGATCAATGTGTTACTAGTATTTCTTTTGATCAAATGTCTCTTTTATTCTGGAGTAGATAAATGATTACATCTTACCTCCTCATATTGCATATAAGTAGGATTAAGTattattttgttgttgttgttactccTATTCGGTGCAAAAATTTTCTTCTTGTTATTTGCTCATTCCATGAGCCTTCCATGAGCCTTAGAGGTTCTGGACATCTTGCGTTCGAACCCGAGGTGATTTTACCACACGCGATGTCCGTATGGATTCTTCGTGGAAGTTTTCTCCTAATGGACGGTAAAACTGTAATAGTTCGATCGAGTGAGTGAGTTCCGGAATCACATTCGGATTCCTATTAGTAACTCctaatcgccgttcaaaaaaaaaaaaaaaataaaaaaaaattagagtTACAATAAACATATAGCCATTACATAGTTCTCCTTTAATATGATCTTAAAAATGTATGGATTGTGATTCATTGTAATCTTAAAGAAAAACTCGAAGGGTTCGTAGTACTCCCCTTTTCGGACTTACGTAATAAATCACCTACTAAAAATAGGGGCAGACCCGCACGCTGGGAATGACAATGGCCACCCGATTCAGCAGATATTCATCCGATCCATCCAATTCGTGAttaatatggatgaacctaaatggatatggatatggatacggatatggatgaacctaaatggatattgaTATAGATATGAATGAAAAGTTCCATCCATAGATATATCCAttaacacccgaaatacatatacaactacataaatataaatatatgcttGCATATGTACTACTACAAATGTATTTATCTTTATATTTACATATCTTGCTTTTTTACAATGAAATAACTTTAAacgaacaaattacatatttaatttttcataatctatattCAATAGTAAATTCAACAAATGTGTtttatcttcgacaaagattatacattattgtaaatatatttttattatgttatgttatatatattttttgctaTACTAACTTTTTGTCTTtatcgcatattagaaaatattatagCATCTTTTTAACATTCAATTTATATCCATAAAGCCGCTTTATCaagtggatatggatatggatggataaaCAACAATTAAATGAATATTGATATAGATATggataaaaaaaatactaaatagATATGGATATAGATAAGGTAACACCCGATTCATATCCGAGCCATTGTCATCCCTACCGCACGCCTTATATGAGGAATCGGTAATTAGTATTTTATcccttttccttttcttcttctctAAAAAAAATTTATAGATTATAGATTGAAGTGTGGCCTCGTTCCTgagtttttttttaaagaaattaaAATTGAAGAGATATTAAAAAGAAAAATACTGATTGATACTGTATTATAATTATACTAAAATCATTGATTCATttcttttaataaaaaatataaaaacatcattttacaataaaaaaaatttagttataGCTTTCTCTAAAATATAAAATGCAGTTCCGAGAATTTTTTAAAACTACTTATTTTTTGTCTAAGACTATTAAATGGAGAACGTAGGGGAAGAGTATAACTTTAACCTTAAATTAATTGAAAAATGCAAACTCTTTAGGGTTGTCATTAAGAATCTTTAGAGTTGTCATTAAAAATTAAATTGATGTAAAAAATAGTGGTACATGAAGTAGTTATTTTTTATGAGGTGATTGCTTCTtattaaagtacaagtattatttgCATGTTTTAAtcttttaatgataattctaaaagttgttattagcattttttttctaaattaattatataaatcacCTAGAATAAAATTTTAGTTTCTAGAAAGACTCACGTATGTCAAACGCAAGCTTCCCTTGCAATTTATTTACTATGTTTAAACTAAACAATGGGGTGGTCAACGATTCACCGATTAGCCGTACCTTGATGATTCGTACATTATATATTATAcgtagtatataaatataaatataataataataataatgctaatcatAACTTTGCTGTTTAAACAAACCTAAAGTCTTAGCAATTAAAATGGATGAGATAAAGCACAGTTACATCAAAGTCAACGGCTTAAAGCTCCACGTAGCCGAGATCGGATCCGAGACATCGCCGGCGATTATATTCCTTCACGGATTCCCGGAAATATGGTACACGTGGCGACGTCAAATGATAGCCGTAGCAGAGGCAGGTTACAGAGCAATTGCACCCGATTACAGAGGTTACGGACTATCCGATATCCCCGCACAACCCGAGAAAACTTCCTTCTTTGACTTGGTCAAAGATACTGCCTCCATCCTTGATTCGCTCAACATTTCAAAGGTATATATACGTAATTTCGTTTCGAAGAAAATGGGAGTGTTCAATGGCTTTTTCTCTAGTTGTTATACTTTTTAAATTTGGTTAACCGGGATACTAATAAGTACAAAACTAACTATTCAAAAGCCGAATTCAAAATCTAcatttataattattttgattaaattaTGATTTTGTTAATATTTAGATTTTAACCCAAAACCCCGAGGTTAAATTCGGCTTTCAGTTTGATTTCAGTCTCAAAATTTGAATTcagttacaattcgtttttcagtttagtcttgaaaattttaaaaaccaAACAAACTACTAAACGGATgaaaccaaaaaccgaaccgaatcgAGGCTCCACCCTTTTTATTCTATCTTGTCGAAATATTGGATCCTAAATTAGGATCTGGTGAAAAGCTATTGATGGTCAAAAGCTGAGTGAAGATGTCGAGTCACTATGATGATAATACACTGATCATGTGGGGTTTGTTCAGTTGAATACACACATAACCTGAATTATGTTAAATATGTGCAACAAGGCACTGAGAATTTGATTACAAAATTTGTATAAATCCATCAATTATGATGATAATACACTGATCATGTTTGCGTGAACATTGTTAGGTGTTTGTTATTGGTAAAGACTTTGGATCAATGGTTGGGTATACGTTCGCTCTTTTCCACCCAGAGAAAGTTATAGGAATCGTGTCACTTGGGGTGGCATTTAGGCCCCCTGGTTCAAGGGCTCATCAAGTTCTCCCTGAAGGCTACTACATTAACAGATGGAAGGTACCTGCATATGAGTTTATCATACTGAATAACATGTTAGTTGTCGTTTTATTGTTTTGATGTGCTTTTTTAAGTGTAACTAAACATAAATTAAATAAGATATATAATTGAAATTTTCACCAGGAAACTGGAAGAGCTGAAGCTGATTTTGGCCGCCTTGATGCTAAAACAGTGGTTAGAAACATATACATTTTGTTCTCTAAAAGTGAGACACCAATAGCTGCAGAGAACCAAGAGATAATGGATTTGGTTGAACCCTCAACGCCTCT
The window above is part of the Rutidosis leptorrhynchoides isolate AG116_Rl617_1_P2 chromosome 1, CSIRO_AGI_Rlap_v1, whole genome shotgun sequence genome. Proteins encoded here:
- the LOC139870593 gene encoding epoxide hydrolase 3-like, which gives rise to MDEIKHSYIDVNGLKLHVAEIGSESSPTIVFLHGFPEIWYTWRHQMIAVAEAGYRAIAPDYRGYGLSDIPSKPERTSFLDLVNDTASILDSLAISKVFVIGKDFGAKVGYTFALSHPKKVEGIITLGVPFVPPHAPVNLKSLPEGLYIQRWKEPGRAEADFSRFDAKTVVRNIYILFSKSEIPIAHENKEIMDLVEPGTPLPSWFSEEDLSVYGALYEKSGFQTALQVPYRSLGELIEYPIQDLLNLKIKAPTLVIMGEKDYSFKFPGIEEYMKSRDIKRYVPNLEIKYLPEGCHFVHEQFPLQVNQLILDFLNKNKI
- the LOC139870598 gene encoding epoxide hydrolase 2-like yields the protein MDEIKHSYIKVNGLKLHVAEIGSETSPAIIFLHGFPEIWYTWRRQMIAVAEAGYRAIAPDYRGYGLSDIPAQPEKTSFFDLVKDTASILDSLNISKVFVIGKDFGSMVGYTFALFHPEKVIGIVSLGVAFRPPGSRAHQVLPEGYYINRWKETGRAEADFGRLDAKTVVRNIYILFSKSETPIAAENQEIMDLVEPSTPLPSWFTEKDLSIYGSLYEKSGFQTPLQVPYRILKGKVEVPKEAQKDLKVEAPTLLIMGEKDFVFKLPGTEEYIRSGEVKKYVPNLETIYVPDGSHFIHEQFPDQVNKLILSFLDSKKH